Proteins from one Anastrepha obliqua isolate idAnaObli1 chromosome 2, idAnaObli1_1.0, whole genome shotgun sequence genomic window:
- the LOC129238403 gene encoding vanin-like protein 1, giving the protein MSIHALHLHRALVFLACAGPLLTLQFSLPSDSTYTAGVAEFIPPPGAGQPKLKDGLKRMKSIIESNITHGLDILVFPEYVLNDYSTLTYVPDPALNITPCNKPDYDFFLTELSCAARSRQLYLVIHVKEKVFCANDPLPVGHCNVSGINTYSTNVVFDRQGRVISRYRKSNLFRYEWYSVNVLPQLQLATFTTDFGVTFGHFIGVDFLFWHPAQALVKQLGITDLINPTHWFNELPFLTAVQLQEGWAFANDVNLLAADASNPSGQNGGSGIYAGRLGRLEAVIYEEPTTQLLTAKVPKRAYRDNYQAPPIVQPIFEPQVTTPRLTKLELQRDYNVDVFKTQLLAADFTAINQTLCYDSQFCCHFQAARTLVSSSTTHAAYRYRLAAYSGSHATHQRIESAALKICAVIACTNNQLYSCGHIFPTNVTVANKYYFNVLKVSASFAHAPRRLIMPSSVDAAMLPLPVHMYEWREVESKTVTAVSIRLMTPKLDLLTFGIWGNYFLDKVSVHNLDPVWQPTQQMSSAAASLGGLKLSAALLLLLYCLKCC; this is encoded by the exons ATGAGTATTCACGCTTTGCATTTACACCGGGCATTGGTTTTCTTAGCGTGCGCAGGACCACTGCTAACTTTGCAG TTCTCCTTGCCTTCCGATTCCACCTATACGGCCGGTGTTGCAGAATTCATACCACCTCCTGGCGCAGGGCAACCGAAACTGAAGGATGGACTCAAGCGTATGAAGAGCATCATCGAATCAAATATCACACACGGCTTGGACATACTCGTTTTTCCCGAATACGTGCTGAATGACTACTCTACACTCACTTATGTGCCTGATCCGGCGCTGAATATTACACCCTGTAACAAACCCGATTACGACTTCTTTCTCACCGAACTATCCTGTGCAGCGCGTTCACGTCAGTTGTATTTGGTGATACATGTGAAAGAGAAAGTGTTTTGCGCCAACGATCCACTGCCCGTGGGTCATTGCAATGTGAGTGGCATAAATACGTACAGCACAAATGTGGTTTTCGATCGCCAAGGGCGTGTAATATCGCGCTATCGTAAAAGCAATCTCTTTCGTTATGAATGGTACAGTGTAAATGTGTTGCCGCAGCTGCAGCTAGCCACATTCACCACCGATTTCGGTGTGACTTTTGGCCATTTCATTGGCGTGGATTTTCTCTTCTGGCATCCAGCACAAGCGTTAGTTAAGCAGCTGGGCATTACAGATTTGATAAATCCCACacattggttcaacgaattgcCATTTCTCACTGCCGTACAACTACAAGAGGGCTGGGCATTTGCCAATGACGTTAACTTGCTTGCTGCTGACGCCAGCAATCCTAGTGGACAAAATGGTGGTTCAGGCATTTATGCTGGTCGTTTGGGTAGGCTTGAAGCGGTTATCTATGAGGAACCGACCACACAACTACTCACCGCTAAGGTACCCAAACGCGCCTATCGAGATAACTACCAAGCGCCACCCATCGTACAACCCATCTTTGAGCCACAAGTCACAACACCACGTCTCACCAAACTTGAACTGCAGCGCGACTACAACGTGGATGTGTTTAAGACGCAACTGCTTGCAGCCGACTTTACGGCGATCAATCAAACACTTTGCTATGATAGTCAATTCTGCTGCCACTTCCAGGCTGCACGCACTTTGGTAAGCAGCTCAACTACTCATGCGGCTTATCGCTATCGATTGGCGGCTTACAGTGGCTCCCATGCCACACACCAACGCATTGAATCGGCTGCCTTGAAGATCTGTGCAGTGATCGCTTGTACCAATAATCAGTTGTACAGTTGTGGACACATCTTCCCCACCAATGTAACGGTGGCAAACAAATACTATTTTAACGTGTTGAAGGTGAGCGCCTCATTTGCGCATGCGCCAAGGCGTCTCATTATGCCGTCCAGTGTGGATGCTGCTATGTTACCGCTTCcagtgcatatgtatgagtgGCGCGAGGTCGAGAG taaaaccGTCACTGCGGTAAGCATCAGATTGATGACACCGAAACTGGATTTGCTCACCTTTGGCATTTGGGGCAACTATTTTCTCGATAAGGTCAGCGTGCATAATCTGGATCCTGTGTGGCAACCAACACAGCAGATGAGTTCTGCGGCAGCCTCTTTAGGTGGTTTGAAGCTATCAGCcgcgctgttgttgctgctttattGCCTCAAATGCTGCTAA